AACGATTTGTTAACGAAATTTTCATCGTACAGTGGAGCAAGTTTAATAGCATCCAGGTCTAGGtatggtatttaaaaatttacattggtTTAAAAATGGAATAGCAACGGGTTGGTTAGTTTAGTTATTATTCATAGTGATAAAATTGTGTCTCTATAAATACGGAATcggggttttttttattaagaatttaatttgacctaatattataaattaaaataatattattaagttaatcattattttctaGGGGTATTCAAAATACCGCAGATGATACAAATAGTGATGCAATGGATGAAGATGATATTGTAACATATCCCGAACCGCATACTACTAGGAATCCACAACCTACCATCACACGTCCTACTAGTAATACTGAAAAGGTTCCCAAATGGTTTAAgccattataaataatattgattttgtacattaagtttattttaaataaacaaaattatattataaatagtgGTAATTATTTTTTGGGCTTGCTGGTTAACAgccttatattttttctattattaaaaaccaaggaaaaaaaatttggtacctAGGTGGTTACAAAATATCTCCAAAAACTACAGTATTTATCACAAAACATTGTTTAATTGTTCATAATAACGTAGGACTCCTGAATTCAAGATCACTTTTGGGAAATAAAATCAACTGTTAATTATgggggaaaaaatttattataaaaatttaatttaaagaactagaatataaaaaaaaaacgaaacaatAATTGGTACAtattttgagaataaaaattaaaccataCGATTATTGTACgaatcatttgaataaattagcgaggatttttttattttggcagtATTCAAGTACTTTATTTTCGGTTGATTTTCTACCAAAATATACAATTTCAGCAAATGTGTTAAATTATGATGCGCGTAATTTTAGAATTGACTGCGTTCGGAATACACTCATAGTGATGTGTCACTTCTCAGTTAGAATAATATATCGTCATGAGTACGCCGGTCAGATGGAACATTGACGaaaatgtaaaatcaataattttgtagaaaaattttgcACCTTCATTACAGTGGCCAAAGAAATTCGGTACTACAATTAAGCTCTTATTTCCATATATGCATTTGATATTATCTGTTTATTCCTAActcattttagaaaattttgtatttgcgTTAATGTGCCTCTGAATCACCGTATTGTTAGTTAGGAAAATGACATTTCGAAATTATCGAATATAATCAGTTTTAAACTGTTGTAAATATCTATCGGGAGTTTCAAATTAAGTCTATTTCATCACGTTTTAAAAAACGTAACAATCGTAACCATTTTTCTGTGAGTATTGTAAGCAAATTGAAATATCAGAACGCAGTCGTCGTGttatacgtatttatttaaattcaatgtaaTGGATTcgtttacaaataaattgatCGACGTTTTTGACAAAATTAGGCTGTGCATATTGgccttaaaattatcaaattaattatttattatttcggaAGCaactatttcaaattattttaatataggtatatacaattcaaaaacgattcttaaaaaaaagttttaaaatttgagcaCAAAAATATTAAGTGGATCGATTTATAATTCCAACACTCCCAACGAGGATATTTTCAAACGAGGTTTAAACAATTCTATctatacaaaacataaaatatactttttctcacgatgaaaaatattgaatctgCAATTTATTTTGTCGATATGCATAcgattaaaataacaatttatattttagacaAAAGTATCCTTATTAAAGTGGTTAAATTGATCTCAAATCTTTACATTCAGCCGCGGTGCGTAATCAAGCTAGATGCGCACATATTgtggtaataaataaatcatcctTTAGGGTAGAACAATGAACttatactttgaaaattaaaattttgttatgctGCCGAAAatcgctttttttttattgattaaaaataaaattttgagtttgatTAGTTCAGCAATTTCTCTCGGCTTTCCATCATTtggatatcaaaaatatttaagctCTACGGTGACATGTAGAATGCGATCTGTGGCAACGAAGCGGGTTGAGATCAAAGTTCGTTTTAGGGATGAGAGATCTAACCTAGaccaataataaaaagtaataggtagatattttgtatgtttacgagatgaaattttttttagttagaaaGGTGATTGAAGGCGATTGCGTAGATCACCCACTTAGACTAAAAAAGCCGTAGTTCGTCACGACAAATCGCTCTCTGCATGTAGACTGTAGTCTGCAAACGTCTTGAATTATTTTAACCACAATAAATAGAATACCAATCACGACACTCTCTACACTtcgtatatttttaatcatcatcaatatttaaatcatcTAGTTTAATACCCATAGGACCTAACAAATTTTCAGCTGGACCTGCATCACCTAATTGTGATTCCCaactttttagtatattttttaatgcatttcgATCAATATCAATCGGTTTAAAACTTtcaatatcatcaaaattatcACTTTCTGCAATAGCTGCAACGTTACCATTTCGTTTCTTTTCAAAACTTTGACCAATAGTAGTCGATGCCAACTCTTTGTCCATAGCatccatatattttttaatgtttacatCAACTTCACCCATTTGTTCATCCAATGACATATTTTCTGTTTCATTATCGTATTCACTCATTTCTGAGCCTGATTCTAAATCCCAACTATCATCAGGAATTGCTAAATctagaatattttgaattgcATTCGAAAAACCATCTGgatcgaaattaattttcatatcaGTTTTAGCAGGACTTTCATTCCTACCCTCATTaggttttttagtatttttcacACCTCGTTTCGGTCGAGAAGGTGGTGAACTTTCACTCGGAAATATAGCACCATCGTAGCTTGATATCTGATTCATaaaatctgataatttttttgttaaattcacAGGATCCGTATttccattttcgaaatttttaccaTATCTATCTTCCAATAGTTTATCAATATCTGTAGGATTTACACTCAACCAAGAATCATCATCTTCTTCGGGTAGATTCTTTTCCAACATTTTTAAATCTTCCTCATTGAAATCTAACGTTTtgcttaaatctaaaatttctttTCCAATTAACGGAGTACTATGTGCAGTTtcacatttttctttataatatacttTAGCTTTTTCCAACAATTCGTTATACTCTTTCGAATGTTCTAACAAAtctcgaaaataattttgtttatttaaactcTTCATAAAATTATGCCAGCTTCGATCTGATTCCAAATCTGTAGGAGATTTTGcttgtgaaattaaaatttcaaatccacAAGCTAATCTAAGACCTAAATTATGTGCTTTAAACAATTGATTATTGGACGGAGGAAGATTCCAACCAGTACGTCGGTCTGGAACATAATTACTATGACTTAGCATTGCATATAAGTGTTTTGTAAACATAACACTGGTCAAAACACGATTTTCTGGTGGAAAATAACGCATAGCCCTGCATgcttttaaatcaatttgatcTCGATTGCAAAATGCTAAAACTGCCGGTGCGACAAGTTGTGGTTTGGCTTTTAATATTGCGGCTACACCAATTGGTAAATATAAAGTGGCCTTAtgtaattttgttgataaattttttggataatctTGAATTcgtgtatttatttgtttttggatTGCGTTGGATGCCTCTGTGACTTGTggattttgaataatttcttgTATTGCTTCTGATATTTCAATTGTTACTGGATTATCTGTTTCTGATTTTATTGGgattatatgaatttttccTTGATGAATGTatacctaaataaattaaaattatataataaaatttgtataatccccgaaataaaaatattaacttaataacaaaactcctttaaaaatattcttgcaAAGGTTTGTTAAAAATGCAGCCCCTGAGTAAAAAAACCTACTCAAAATTTCCCGAAGAAAAATACTATTTGTATTAgtcagtttataaaaaaatatcccgtagcaaaaaaggttatttaaaaatgacCAGGCGCCACAAAAAAGTTGTTAttccttcaaataaaaatttcagaccAGCTAGATAATTTCCAACTTTTGCTTCGAGAaataacaatttgaaattttttaaccgtcgtaaatttgatttaatatcaTCGTTGATATCAATGATCGAAAGCTAAATCTGAATGAATTTGGTAAACACTTTACTCAGTCATTTTACTTAAGAGTGTAAGGATTATTGACTTTatcttgatattaaaaaaaatgttttggacaCACTAGAAAAGCAGGGAATCTcatctataaaaacatttttacacgTCTGTTTCtagaatacaataaaatttattttattaccgaATTCATTCAGATTTATCTTTCGATCATTGATATCAACGAtgatattaaatcaaatttacgacgataaaaaaattcaaattgttatTTCTCGAagcaaaagttgaaaattatctAGCTggtctgaaatttttatttgaaggaaTAACAACTTCATCTTTGTGGCTCATTATgcttttattgaataaaagcATAATGACATCCGCATTAAAAGCATTTAAactctaaattttaaaataaagggaTTTTTACAGAAgatatttcaattctttatttaattcaaatgtaCATAAACCGAATGtctttattatgtttataatttaggATGAAGCGAAAGTGATGAAATACTAGGTAAAGCTCCCAGTATGTATGccttttttcaatttcgattCAGGTTTGTTTGTAAACTGTATCGTTCATATAAATAGGgatcgaaatttttaacacaTGAATTCAAGTTTTCAGGCTAGACTAGATTTTGTTTGAAGGAATTCCAAAGATTTGCTTGAGAGATTTGCTAAATAtctataagaaatataaaaaccataaaaaatcaaCATGCTCGTACTTTCCTTGTTGAAattatactaataatatttatttttatgtaaggtaTTTGTTTGCAGGAATTTCTGCACTGATTTTGTAGACTTGACAAGATTTTAAAATGCTTCAATTCTACCCTAATATTTACGGAGTAACTGTTCGCACGTACCCGTGTAAATAGGCACGGATACCCGTGTGCACGGACACTACGGTTTTTTGTCTTTACATGGTCTTTGGTCTGTGATCCACGGGTTAAATATCTTGTACCCGTACCCGTGTACACGAATATGTGCGAATAATCGtaccataatatttaatatcataaatacaCATTTCGATATAGCTCCATTTTCTGATGCTCAAGCATATAAATTTGTACTTATTTCAATACCAAACCTACATCTTAGGTCactaattcttatttaaaattattctctgGATTCAGAAATTTTGGATTGCTGAGTtcggatactttttttttattagctcTTATTGATATGGATTATATTTTAATCgaaatgtgtatttatttatatacttaataattaatatagaaattcaaatcaacacattttaaaataccCACCCTGTTTTCGCAAGTTTCAGGATTGGCCCAATTAGGTAAAGAATTTGCAGCTTCAATCAATAAAAACTCGCCATCATTATCAATAACTCTAATAATAATGTCACTAATTTCACGGCTTAACTGGAATAACAAGAACACAATAAACCATTCATCCTCAATATTATCCCCAAAATGGGTAACACCATATAAATAAGGTCGTGAATCATctgaaaattgaatgaattttctttGAAGAATAACGTCATAttactgaatttttttgaataaacctACCCGTTTTCTCAATGCCAATacacttatttaaaatattttcatctttatttattaaacgtaaattaaatttatctttgtgccataaataatttttcgaatatttatccACTATTGTTAAGCACTGGTTCAAATAGGATATTAACTTGTCTTGTTCATAATTTTcactaaaatatatgaaatactcAACGAAATCATCTTCACGAACAAATTCTGTAGTATTTTCCGTagtcattttcaaatattttttagttaataatggaaagaatttatttttataagtcaccacgattaaaattaaacaattaacatCAATAACTGACAATAACCCTGCATTAATTTATTAGTCATATGTACACTAGTGTGGAATAACCTTTAGGACCTGTCtagctattttattatttatgtatgtcaGGACCATAAAGTTGATAAAAacaggtgaaaacaaacaattgactgagttaattgttgaaataccatgtatagacagtgtagatgatgcaatcgtttgtttcttgacgtcacgtaaataaaaaaaagatatccacttttaaatagccacacacacataactgatattcctatattaatacatactataaaatttgcacctaattaacgccctcgtgggtaaacagtgatgtttacaaaaaaatgtttcaaacaatagttctttatttttttataaggaacattttttatatttaaagttttgttctatctctaacggcttacaagacccaattgacctatattgctcatttacgaactcgacatcactttttattccgtagtacgctataaaaatttcagcttaatatctcttttcgtttttgagttatcgtgttgacagacagacggacagacaaccggaaatggactaactaggtgattctatgaacacctataccaaaattttgttcgtagcatcgtagcaatatttttaagcgttacaaacttgggacgaaacttaatatactatgtatatttcatatatacatggtataaaaacaaaaacaaattcttttataaatataaattgtttctttgattgttttattttaaatattaaaccgatgttatttaaatatttcaaaaatattaaatttcaattattttcccATATCAAATTTTCGAATTGTTGAAAtccttgaatttattatttattttacggcTAAGTAAATACTCTTACTATAATGTTTAAGTAAATACATGGTAATGGATTTTCTAATTAACCattgtttaaaactaaacacagattaaatagaattaattaactatttattttattatttttagaaatctgtaggtttttttaattaaacaattaatcattttaaacttaGTAGAGTGAATTTACTTTGAAATGATACGTACTGTCATTCTTAATATGTACATGTTTAATAGGGAAGGGCGAATTCAAGTTTTTATGGTTTTGAACATCTTTACACTGTAAAGCCACTCCAAATTAAGCTAGAGGATTGAAAGTCGTACTAGTATCAAGAATTTGTTCATTGGAGATATTAATTTCCCAGACCTTCTTCCGCTTTTTTATGTAGAATAGTAGAGTTTCATATTAGAAAAAGACAAATCCCATTTCAGTATAAAACATCTTTTAATAAACTAATGAGGAGGAAATACGACTTTATTGATTAATACTCTGCTGCTcgcgatttttttaatatatgtaactAGTTGACCCGACCACACGTTGCTTTGGCTCAGTTATAATACAATCAATTAATATTGTACTAAATTATTCAACGCAATCATATAATTAAtagtaatatatttgtttagaaTCATAAATAAGAgcacaaattaacaaaattggagcatcaaaaaaatatttgaaattgaaacacAGCGCCATCTATTTAATACTtacacaaaatgaaaataagattGAGGGAGATTTTATAACTATCACCGCCATCTATTGAGAATTTATAGAACTTAGAAGTGAATTCAACTTTTACTATCCTATAAGTTTGACCAAAAAATACAcatctataaaatttcattgaaatcggttgAGTAATTTCGGAGCTTAGCGTAAACGAACATCGTAACTTGAGATCTTTATATGAAAATGTAATAGTGTAAGCAGAAGAAAGCAAAATGAACAActgattaattgatttattattacagTAAGTAAGATAAATATGACGTCGttattaataactaaaataaaatactttagattaattctttcatttaaattgtataaaaagactgatttggataaataaacgtcttttatttcaatacaaaaaattggtCTGAAGAAATAAACGAATTatgttaagaaataaaaaagattaaatttaaaaaaaaaaaatttatttattaattgtcatCATCATTTTGATCACTATCAGAATTTATATTACTTTCAGTAGCATTATTGTCTACAACAGATTCATCTTCAACCGATTCGTCCATGTTGACATTTTCTAACGCTTCTTTTAATGCAGGGACAATTATTCGAAAATCTCTTGATGTTCCCTGTCGCATATactttttcaaatcaattttagttttatttgataatcgtataataaatttactaaattgttCAATCTCATATactaattttggtataaattttgtatcttttaaTACTTTAGATTTCAGTTGCATTGAATTCAATTTAGGTTTTTTCGCTTTCGGTTGATCATTATTTTCTTGTGGTTGTTGATTTTCCTCGATAAATAGAATCATGTTATAAACatttgttgataaatatttaccaGATAACTGTATTACTTTTTCAAATCTAcataatagaaagaaaatacaaaaataattttttattacttaacaaAAACATTCGAAATTTGAGGTTCCATTATGGATATGTTTTTCATTCATCCTTGAATGAAGGAAATTTATTGCTTACATACCATGAGGAgtaatcagaaaaaaatttataccttGCATGTTGAAAAGCTGGATTCTCTTTAGTACtacgaataataaaatatttcgtcaTCGATcctaatgtattatataaatgtgttaatgttttcaaaagtatttccAAAATACCACCCGAAGAAATAGCAATATTACTCATGGTAGTagcaatttcaattaaatggcACATATGTGAGCATAAATCACACTCATTACTCCTTAATTTATCTCTtcctaaaaatagaaaacaatattaaaaatagaatgataaaaattaataatttattaaaaaacctaCGTTTTTCAATACTATCGTCTCCCGGAAATGTAATCATACTATAATCGGCACGAAAACGTAATATTATCCAGTCAATATCATCTAATTGCGATTTGAATATATTACATAATCCTTCTAATGCTGAAACTCCAACCTCTTCGTTTATAAGTTTAATTGTGGGAGTACCTTCAACTGTTTCCTGAAACATTTTCATTCTCAATAATTGTTCAAGCATTTAAAACGGATTGGCTTCTTTCTCACATGCGAATTAGTATGTACCTTCCGGTAAAATGTTCTCGCAAAAACAGAATATAGTATCCAGCCTTGTATAAGTCaagaaaaatgattcaattaacaaatatcaattaaatctaagccataaaattttgtgtaaaattatgagaaatattttgGAAAGGGTGCAGTGAGAATAGAAATTAACCACCAATTGCGagttaattaaaaatcgttCTAAACTTACATGATCTATACTTCCAATAATTGAACAAATTTGATTAGCCACATTATCAAACAATGAGTTTTCATTTTCACCTCGTGGTTGGATTAAAGCCTTACATCGcatttgtaataaatacaaGAGATTTAATAaagttgtttttgtatttttattacaattgatTTCTGTATCACATACTTTTTTGGCCCAAtctaaaacctaaaaaaatttcgtaaaattaacgaatctaaaaatatttttaaattgtgtcaATTATTAGTCGAATATTTTAACATGTTGATCAAAGTTTCCATAATCACAACATAATAAATTGGTCAGAAAGCTTaagaaaaatcacaaaattcagcatataattattttaagtaattgtaCCAAAATGTCTGCTGTGATTTTGTAACCGATGTCTCGGAATATTTTTCTATGAcaactgtataaaaatttatcttaagatttttctttagttttataACCTTATCTCGAATATTCTCCATTTTTTGAcctttacatttaataaaattttccttacTTGTGATGTATAAACACTTGATGTGGGTAAATGAGAAGTAAGCAaagaaataatacttaaaatcaTTGATCCATTTTTGCGTATTCCTTCTTCTTCATCTGCTTCAACATCTTCATTTTCCAATAAGTTTTCAAATGTTTCAAGgaatggaaaaatttcttcactTAGAGTTTTCAGTGATGTAGAATCTTAAAATAGATAAGATATTTTACATTGTAGGTTCGGGGAATAGTTGAGCAGAAAGGAGGTAAATTGCTGCTAAAGTCAAAAGTTTCTAGAGATAAGTACTAGCTAGATCTAGTCTAGTTAGAGTGCTCTGTTACGCCAACGACAAAAACGGaaatagcatttaaaaaatgccaaaattaAGTACTTTTTAGGTGCTAATTAGGTATCAAAATCAGAAAATAGGTGCTCTGTAACTTACACTGCAACTTAATACTGAAAGTTGCGTTGTTACTATTATATGATGCTAGCAacgcaataaaaataaaaatgaaataatgaatgtTAAGGAAGCACAATTAGGTATTTATTAAGTGCTAAACGGTCAGGATTGCGAAATTGCCTAATTAATAGCTAAAAGTCTCAAATTTCGGAAAACAACTGACCGTTTAGTATTTAATAAGCTTATcacttaatgaattatgaaataatttattattcttttcatCACATAATGCTAGGAACGCAACTTTGAGTATTGTCGAGTTGCGATGTAAGTTAAAAAGTACCTAATTTCTGTCTTTGGTACCTAATTAGCACCtaaaaattacctaattttggcattttttaaattcgatttcCGTACTTTGTCGCTGACCTTACAGAGCTTAGTTAGAGCTATCTACAGCTATGGCTACAGTGTTTTGGTATCattaacaattatataaatCTGAATAACTTACCATTTACTTCATTTAGGAATTCACCCAATTTCTTTTCATGTTGATTACAAACGATTtgcaaaatagtataaaatacttCTAATGATAAAGCAGCAATTTGGCGATCAAAGTCTGCTAAATCATCAATTCGTTGTATACAtctttgatatataattttggCTATATTCGTGTAATTTACAAATGATTCATTATTTGATGGTTTAATTTCTGGCGTTGTGTTTAATAAATCGAGtaacgtatttaaaataaatctattgaATTCACGATTTGTTCGTAGATGACTTGATTGTTGCTTTGTTGCCCATTCAACAGAATCTCTATGagagaaatagaaaatatattaattttgaatttttttaagaatcatttttaaactttattttgcgaggtaataggaaaatttttttactttcaacgGTTTTTGGAAGACATAATGAGTATCAAAAGAAGCTTTGGGATAAACTGAGAAAAGCAGTATTCTTTGCGTAATACTAgcaatatttcttataatactagcaaaaaaattgccaaaaaaacGATACGTAATAATTGAACGCtcccttttttaaaatacttacaaaTATAACAACGACACAGTTTTTTCAATGACGTCCAAAGTAATAACAtgtgttttaagtttaaatactGGCGTTTTACTGGATGATGCTGTCTTTTTAACCACTGAATCGTCCTTTTTCcgttttgtttctttctttttactcaaattctatataattaagaattattatttaattctacgGCTAAGTAGATTAAAGGTCACAAGATACATAAAACGTTCGTTTTTTCAACCTACTTTTAACAATACATTATGTTAAATAGAATTCACGCGGACGTCAATTTTGACGCATATTAGAGCTGTATTAAGCACAATGTAATTCTAATAATTGTGGGCTTAAATCAACTAGCGTTGAAAAAATGAGCGTTTAATCGATACTCGTGTGAcctaaatagttatttttcgaCTAAAACAATAGACATATTTACTTTTCCGAATTCCATAAATCTCGTATAAGCTTTAAATAAGTGAAGTACTTGTAATCCGGAATCAGATGTTTTATCCCATGAAAAAATTGTGTAGCTAATTAAAGCTTCGTAGACAAGTAGTATTTGTTGTAATTCTAACAATTTTTGCTGTGATTCAGgtaaaatatctaataaatcAGTACCATTGtcctgtataaaattaaaatatattaacgtCATATAGACTCATTTAATAGGCCTCGTCcacgaatttattaaataaccgcaaaatttttttcaattctttatataaattaaatcaaaaatgataATCAACGTGGAGATATGAACTACAAAAAGCAATAGCAGGCCCGTGCGCTGGAATCATCCAAGGGagggttcaaacttttgttcatcatGTTTGGTAATAAAGTCAATTATGTCAAAATGTGCATTATTTTCGAGGTACAGAAAGACACTTTTCCAAAACTGTGATATTGAGCTCTACATTGAGCGAGGCTAAAATGTTTAGCCGATTTTTAGACATTGCCGATCTCAGGTATGTTTTGAAACGACGCAAAGTTGAAAAGGAGTATTCATTCATCGCTGTTATCACACACAAAACTGCTAGAACACGAAGCATTTGATAGACATTTGATGACTCATTTTCATTGCAAATATCGAACGCTTCGAGTAAATTTTTGTCGCTATGTCGAACAATTCGTCCACTTAGATGTCACGGAAATCATCATGCAAAATTGAACAATATGATTCAAAAAGTTTCGTACAAGAGTCTTCATCAAAATTTGCCATTGTGTTGGGAAAGAGACAagcaatatttgataaaatattgcgatggTTCAAAAATCGATGTACGGTGTGTAGATTGTGATCCGgaaataattctttaatatgtggttttttatacaaaaacgaAGAATATCTACGTAGAAACAGTTTAAACAGCTAACTAGTCAGTGGAAATGCGTTTCATAAATGTTTGCATTTATGGAGCGATATTATTAGTTCAGATTTATGTGGTGAGATTCTAAatgaggggggggggggtgtttGGCCTAAACAATAGCTTATCGATAATTACTATACCAAT
The Chrysoperla carnea chromosome 4, inChrCarn1.1, whole genome shotgun sequence genome window above contains:
- the LOC123299371 gene encoding protein ecdysoneless — translated: MTTENTTEFVREDDFVEYFIYFSENYEQDKLISYLNQCLTIVDKYSKNYLWHKDKFNLRLINKDENILNKCIGIEKTDDSRPYLYGVTHFGDNIEDEWFIVFLLFQLSREISDIIIRVIDNDGEFLLIEAANSLPNWANPETCENRVYIHQGKIHIIPIKSETDNPVTIEISEAIQEIIQNPQVTEASNAIQKQINTRIQDYPKNLSTKLHKATLYLPIGVAAILKAKPQLVAPAVLAFCNRDQIDLKACRAMRYFPPENRVLTSVMFTKHLYAMLSHSNYVPDRRTGWNLPPSNNQLFKAHNLGLRLACGFEILISQAKSPTDLESDRSWHNFMKSLNKQNYFRDLLEHSKEYNELLEKAKVYYKEKCETAHSTPLIGKEILDLSKTLDFNEEDLKMLEKNLPEEDDDSWLSVNPTDIDKLLEDRYGKNFENGNTDPVNLTKKLSDFMNQISSYDGAIFPSESSPPSRPKRGVKNTKKPNEGRNESPAKTDMKINFDPDGFSNAIQNILDLAIPDDSWDLESGSEMSEYDNETENMSLDEQMGEVDVNIKKYMDAMDKELASTTIGQSFEKKRNGNVAAIAESDNFDDIESFKPIDIDRNALKNILKSWESQLGDAGPAENLLGPMGIKLDDLNIDDD